Proteins from a single region of Carassius gibelio isolate Cgi1373 ecotype wild population from Czech Republic chromosome B15, carGib1.2-hapl.c, whole genome shotgun sequence:
- the LOC127972165 gene encoding C3a anaphylatoxin chemotactic receptor, whose protein sequence is MAVNSTQTVLSGIEIFNISIYFVVFALGIVGNGLVIYVTGYKMKTTVNSIWFLNLAIADFIFILIIILYIVNGFTKVWVFGDLMCKLVSFVTVLNMFASIFLLTAISLDRCLSTWVIVWAQNKRTLVKARIICSLMWVLSIGCSIPFVLCRSVEKDHCAYDCPLNILRSLFIYRFIVGFLVPFLIIASSYIAIGVRAKRLKRGKKLKPFRVIIAVILAFFICWFPLHVQQLSHIVAHINDWSDIIYITDEIGPFVNCLVHLNSCLNPILYVFMCEEFKMKLKQSLLLVLETAFAEEHLPFRTSRPSSCSRLSESQGLKQMNETTISSSGSSQDNNTTV, encoded by the coding sequence CGGTCAACTCAACGCAGACAGTCTTATCAGGAATCGAAATCTTCAATATATCCATTTACTTTGTCGTCTTTGCTTTGGGTATTGTTGGAAATGGGCTCGTCATATATGTGACCGGCTACAAAATGAAGACGACCGTCAACTCCATCTGGTTTCTCAACTTGGCAATTGCAGACTTCATCTTCATCTTAATCATCATCCTCTACATTGTTAATGGCTTTACCAAGGTTTGGGTCTTTGGTGACTTAATGTGCAAGTTGGTGTCCTTCGTGACTGTGCTAAACATGTTTGCCAGCATTTTTTTGCTCACGGCTATCAGTCTGGATCGATGTCTTTCCACCTGGGTGATTGTTTGGGCTCAAAACAAACGCACTCTGGTCAAAGCCAGGATCATCTGTTCACTCATGTGGGTTTTATCCATTGGCTGCAGCATCCCGTTTGTTTTGTGCCGCTCAGTAGAGAAGGATCACTGTGCCTATGATTGCCCTTTAAACATCTTAAGGTCTCTGTTCATATACAGGTTTATAGTGGGCTTTCTCGTCCCCTTCCTGATCATTGCATCTTCATACATTGCTATCGGAGTGCGAGCCAAACGCCTCAAAAGAGGAAAGAAGCTCAAACCTTTCCGTGTTATTATAGCTGTGATCCTGGCCTTTTTCATATGCTGGTTTCCTTTGCATGTTCAACAGCTTTCTCACATAGTTGCTCATATAAATGACTGGAGCGACATTATATACATAACCGATGAAATAGGACCATTTGTTAACTGCCTGGTACATCTCAACAGCTGTCTGAACCCCATTCTCTACGTGTTCATGTGTGAGGAGTTTAAGATGAAGCTCAAACAGTCTCTGCTGCTGGTGCTGGAGACGGCTTTTGCAGAAGAACATTTGCCTTTCCGAACATCTCGCCCTTCCTCGTGTTCACGCCTCTCAGAATCACAGGGGCTCAAGCAGATGAATGAAACGACCATCTCATCATCCGGCAGCAGTCAGGACAACAATACCACCGTTTAG